A region of Oryctolagus cuniculus chromosome 3, mOryCun1.1, whole genome shotgun sequence DNA encodes the following proteins:
- the LOC108176835 gene encoding small ribosomal subunit protein eS27-like yields MPLTKDLLHPSPEEEKRKHKKKHLVQSPNSYFMDVKCPECYKITTVFSHAQMVVLCVGCSTVLCQPTGGKARLTEGCSLKRKQH; encoded by the coding sequence ATGCCTCTCACAAAGGATCTCCTCCATCCCTCTCcagaagaggagaagaggaaacacaagaagaagcacctggtgcAGAGCCCCAATTCCTATTTCATGGATGTGAAGTGCCCAGAATGCTATAAAATCACCACGGTTTTCAGCCATGCACAAATGGTAGTTTTgtgtgttggctgctccactgttcTCTGCCAGCCTACAGGAGGAAAAGCAAGGCTTACAGAAGGATGTTCCTTAAAAAGGAAGCAGCACTAA